From one Streptomyces mobaraensis genomic stretch:
- the orn gene encoding oligoribonuclease, with product MNDRMVWIDCEMTGLSLSTDALIEVAALVTDSELNILGDGVDIVIRPPAEALTTMPEVVRQMHTASGLLDELDGGTTLEEAERQVLAYIREYVPEPGKAPLCGNSVGTDRGFLLRDMPELEKHLHYRIVDVSSVKELSRRWFPRAYFASPKKAGNHRALADIRESIAELRYYREAIFVPQPGPDSDTAKAIAAKHVLPVQS from the coding sequence ATGAACGATCGCATGGTGTGGATCGACTGCGAGATGACCGGGCTCTCGCTGTCGACCGACGCGCTCATCGAGGTGGCCGCCCTGGTGACCGACTCGGAGCTGAACATCCTCGGCGACGGTGTGGACATCGTCATCCGCCCGCCCGCCGAGGCCCTGACCACCATGCCCGAGGTGGTGCGCCAGATGCACACGGCCTCCGGGCTGCTCGACGAGCTGGACGGCGGGACGACGCTCGAGGAAGCGGAGCGGCAGGTCCTGGCGTACATCCGCGAGTACGTCCCGGAGCCCGGCAAGGCCCCGCTGTGCGGAAACTCGGTCGGCACCGACCGCGGCTTCCTGCTGCGGGACATGCCGGAGCTGGAGAAGCACCTGCACTACCGCATCGTCGACGTCTCGTCGGTGAAGGAGCTGTCCCGGCGCTGGTTCCCCCGTGCCTACTTCGCCAGCCCGAAGAAGGCCGGCAACCACCGGGCCCTCGCCGACATCCGCGAGTCGATCGCCGAGCTCCGCTACTACCGCGAGGCGATCTTCGTGCCGCAGCCCGGTCCGGACTCCGACACGGCGAAGGCGATCGCGGCCAAGCACGTCCTTCCTGTTCAGTCGTAG